One genomic segment of Streptomyces liangshanensis includes these proteins:
- a CDS encoding TetR/AcrR family transcriptional regulator: MARPRSFDEQTVLDAAMRQFRLTGYAGTTLDDLSAATGLGRGSLYASFSGKHPLFLRTLTTYAEQGLPTLERSLAGPDESAIDRLRAFLVGSAHSVLDDAERKGCMAGQFAHEVAARDAEAAPVIRDTLRGQQRLVAACAEAAQRGGDLDPSADPMTIGGLVISLTRGFDIMAKAGIDRDTLDAAARQAFTGLPLTPRYRERHPA; encoded by the coding sequence ATGGCCAGGCCACGGAGTTTTGATGAGCAGACCGTGCTCGACGCGGCGATGCGGCAGTTCCGGCTCACGGGTTACGCGGGGACCACGCTCGACGACCTCTCGGCCGCGACGGGTCTCGGGCGCGGGAGTCTCTACGCGTCGTTCAGCGGCAAGCACCCGCTGTTCCTCCGTACGCTCACGACCTACGCCGAACAGGGTCTGCCGACGCTGGAACGGTCCCTGGCGGGCCCGGACGAGTCGGCCATCGACCGACTCCGCGCGTTCCTGGTCGGCAGCGCGCACTCGGTGCTGGACGATGCCGAGCGCAAGGGCTGCATGGCCGGCCAGTTCGCGCACGAAGTCGCCGCACGGGACGCGGAGGCCGCACCCGTCATCCGGGACACGCTCCGCGGCCAGCAGCGCCTGGTCGCCGCGTGCGCCGAGGCGGCCCAGCGAGGCGGCGACCTCGACCCGTCGGCCGACCCGATGACGATCGGCGGCCTGGTCATCAGCCTCACCCGCGGCTTCGACATCATGGCCAAGGCCGGCATCGACCGCGACACGCTGGACGCGGCGGCGCGGCAGGCGTTCACCGGGCTTCCGCTCACGCCCCGGTACCGGGAGCGCCACCCCGCCTGA